Part of the bacterium genome, CCGACATTCAAGCCAGGATGAAAACGGGTGCCGCGTTGACGAATGATAATATTGCCGGGAATCACCCAAGAGCCGCCTGCCGACTTCACACCCAACATCTTTGGTTGAGAATCGCGACCATTACGCGAGCTGCCTACACCTTTTTTATGT contains:
- the rpmA gene encoding 50S ribosomal protein L27, translating into MAHKKGVGSSRNGRDSQPKMLGVKSAGGSWVIPGNIIIRQRGTRFHPGLNVGMGRDHTIYAKVEGKVKFYERAGKRWISVDAATRPIFIAVEEE